Proteins encoded within one genomic window of Bacillus sp. 1NLA3E:
- a CDS encoding Rrf2 family transcriptional regulator: protein MSISSRFAVGIHILSLIEINKGGVNSSEYIAGSVNTNPAVIRKIMGMLKNAGLVNVRPGIAGAQLAKDLSEITLLDVYKAVDVVHEQELFSVHDKPNPACPVGRNIQDTIVPLLSIAQLALEKSLGNVTIEDVVKDIVEKEKLNVKEFSEEG, encoded by the coding sequence ATGTCCATCAGTAGCCGGTTTGCCGTAGGTATTCATATACTATCTCTGATTGAGATCAATAAAGGCGGAGTAAACTCATCAGAGTATATAGCTGGAAGTGTAAACACAAATCCAGCGGTTATTAGGAAAATAATGGGGATGCTTAAAAATGCAGGGTTAGTAAACGTCCGTCCTGGCATTGCAGGAGCACAACTAGCGAAAGATTTATCTGAAATTACATTACTTGACGTATATAAAGCGGTTGATGTTGTCCACGAGCAAGAGTTGTTTAGCGTCCATGATAAACCAAATCCAGCTTGTCCTGTGGGCCGGAACATTCAAGATACAATTGTTCCACTCCTTTCAATTGCTCAACTAGCACTAGAAAAGTCTTTGGGGAATGTAACCATTGAGGATGTTGTAAAGGATATTGTAGAAAAAGAGAAATTAAACGTCAAAGAATTTAGTGAAGAGGGATAG
- a CDS encoding NAD(P)-dependent oxidoreductase, protein MKIAIIGASGKAGSLILKEAVGRGHEVTAIVRDANKIQGQNVAVLEKDIFALKAEDINTFDAVVNAFNAAPGQEHQHIEAGKVLIEALKGAPQTKLVVVGGAGSLFVDEEKTLRVLETPDFPEAYFPTASNMGKNLEELQSTSGILWTYISPAGFFNPGGLRTGSYKKGKDQLILNAKGESYISYADYAIAVLDEIETPQHVNERFSVVAEAE, encoded by the coding sequence ATGAAAATTGCCATCATTGGTGCAAGCGGAAAAGCAGGTAGCCTTATTCTTAAAGAAGCTGTTGGAAGAGGACATGAAGTTACAGCCATTGTTAGAGATGCAAACAAAATTCAAGGTCAAAACGTTGCAGTCTTGGAAAAAGACATTTTTGCTTTAAAAGCAGAAGATATCAATACTTTTGATGCGGTCGTAAATGCATTTAATGCTGCCCCAGGACAAGAGCATCAGCACATTGAAGCTGGCAAGGTCTTAATTGAAGCACTTAAAGGTGCTCCCCAGACAAAATTGGTTGTTGTAGGAGGAGCTGGAAGCCTTTTTGTAGATGAAGAAAAAACACTTCGCGTATTAGAAACCCCAGACTTTCCTGAAGCCTATTTTCCAACTGCGTCAAACATGGGCAAAAATCTTGAAGAGCTTCAAAGCACAAGTGGAATTTTATGGACATACATCAGCCCTGCAGGTTTTTTCAATCCAGGCGGGCTGCGGACTGGTTCTTACAAAAAAGGAAAAGACCAACTGATCCTAAATGCAAAAGGCGAAAGCTATATCAGCTATGCCGATTATGCGATTGCTGTTCTTGATGAGATTGAAACCCCACAGCATGTAAACGAACGTTTTTCGGTTGTTGCCGAAGCGGAATAG